From the genome of Scytonema hofmannii PCC 7110, one region includes:
- a CDS encoding Uma2 family endonuclease, with protein sequence MTLEIKLESTLQTPSVVDWEPPMPPTDLIFDDGVPLETNRHRIAMNALIRSMLIALANRNDYFAGGNMFVYYSSTQAKNRDFRGPDFFVVLDVDGNRSRQGWVVWEEEGRYPDVIVELLSQSTAEIDKGEKKQLYERVFKTPNYYVFDPFDPSAFQGWCLNEKQKYQPLGANEKGWLWCEVLGLWLGTWEGTIDRETAVWLRFYDTEGNLILLPEEAERQRAERLAAKLRELGVDPENL encoded by the coding sequence ATGACACTAGAAATCAAGTTAGAATCAACACTCCAGACACCATCAGTTGTGGATTGGGAACCCCCAATGCCACCCACGGATTTAATCTTTGATGATGGTGTACCCTTGGAGACAAATCGCCACCGGATTGCAATGAATGCCTTGATTCGGTCAATGTTGATTGCATTGGCAAACCGCAATGATTATTTTGCGGGGGGTAATATGTTCGTTTACTACAGTAGCACTCAAGCAAAGAATCGAGATTTCCGAGGACCAGATTTCTTCGTGGTTTTAGATGTAGACGGGAACAGATCTCGACAAGGATGGGTAGTGTGGGAGGAAGAAGGACGCTATCCGGATGTGATTGTAGAATTACTCTCACAAAGCACGGCAGAAATTGATAAGGGAGAGAAAAAGCAACTCTACGAAAGAGTGTTTAAAACACCAAATTACTATGTGTTTGACCCTTTTGATCCCAGTGCTTTTCAAGGGTGGTGTTTGAATGAGAAACAGAAGTATCAGCCGTTAGGAGCAAATGAAAAAGGATGGCTGTGGTGCGAAGTGCTGGGATTATGGCTGGGAACTTGGGAAGGAACTATCGATCGCGAAACAGCTGTTTGGTTGAGGTTTTACGATACAGAAGGAAACCTTATCTTATTACCCGAAGAAGCGGAACGCCAACGGGCTGAACGTTTAGCAGCTAAGTTACGAGAGTTGGGAGTCGATCCAGAGAATTTGTGA
- a CDS encoding type II toxin-antitoxin system HicB family antitoxin has product MYKFLNEGVHGEVLDFPGTITFAPNLEKARSSLANALVEMAETNPINGEPLPKPNPLFTDPEADLEEPIHLILSAASRIRIVPDLAAS; this is encoded by the coding sequence ATGTATAAGTTCCTAAATGAGGGCGTGCATGGGGAGGTACTAGACTTCCCTGGAACAATTACGTTTGCTCCTAATTTGGAAAAAGCTCGAAGTTCATTGGCAAATGCACTTGTTGAGATGGCGGAGACAAACCCGATCAATGGTGAACCTTTGCCTAAGCCTAATCCGCTATTTACAGATCCTGAAGCCGATTTAGAAGAACCTATTCACCTGATTCTCTCAGCAGCTTCTCGTATACGTATTGTTCCCGATCTAGCTGCATCATGA
- a CDS encoding aspartyl/asparaginyl beta-hydroxylase domain-containing protein yields MKDLVSEAVQTPIVKKLESLVSKYSLVGDSIFFDKEQFPWANELETNWLVIRKELEQVLQHTHALPNFQDIMPRQQRISPDDGWKTYYFYAFGFTATKNCERCPETWKLLQQIPGLKAAFFSILAPGKHIPEHRGKHKGLIRYHLGLKVPEPKSACRIRIGDRIAYWEEGKSLLFDDTFPHEVWNDTEGYRAVLFLDIARPLKFPLSVVNWLVSQILSLSPLVQEAKSNHKAWENRFETILKDKG; encoded by the coding sequence ATGAAAGATTTGGTGAGCGAAGCTGTTCAAACTCCCATTGTAAAAAAGCTAGAGAGTTTAGTGTCCAAGTATTCTTTAGTTGGAGATTCCATTTTTTTTGACAAAGAACAATTTCCTTGGGCTAATGAACTAGAAACAAATTGGTTAGTTATTCGCAAAGAATTAGAGCAAGTTCTCCAGCACACTCATGCGTTACCAAACTTTCAAGATATTATGCCTCGCCAACAACGCATTAGCCCGGATGATGGCTGGAAGACCTATTATTTTTACGCTTTTGGCTTTACAGCAACAAAGAATTGCGAACGGTGTCCCGAAACCTGGAAACTATTACAGCAAATTCCAGGTTTGAAGGCGGCATTTTTTTCGATTCTAGCTCCTGGCAAGCACATTCCCGAACACAGAGGAAAGCATAAGGGGTTGATTCGATATCATTTAGGGTTGAAAGTACCAGAGCCAAAATCTGCCTGTCGAATTCGCATTGGCGATCGAATTGCTTACTGGGAAGAGGGAAAGAGTCTGTTGTTCGATGATACATTTCCCCATGAAGTGTGGAATGATACAGAGGGCTATCGTGCGGTGTTATTTCTAGACATTGCCAGACCGCTAAAGTTTCCTCTCTCTGTAGTCAATTGGCTTGTGAGTCAGATATTGTCTTTATCACCTTTGGTTCAAGAGGCTAAATCCAATCACAAAGCCTGGGAAAATCGGTTTGAAACAATCTTAAAGGATAAAGGATAA
- a CDS encoding type II toxin-antitoxin system VapC family toxin: MVVYFIDSSALVKRYVNETGSAWILGLFNPILSNEIFIGAITGVEIIAAISRRTRGESLSSSDATTLCNQFRNDYQTDYQVVEITDNIVTSGMRLAETYGLRGYDAIQLAVASAIHRLCLANSISLIFVSADNELNAAALRENMVVDNPNKYP; the protein is encoded by the coding sequence ATGGTGGTTTACTTCATTGATAGTAGCGCTCTTGTTAAACGCTATGTAAATGAGACGGGTTCTGCTTGGATTTTAGGGTTGTTTAATCCCATACTAAGCAACGAAATATTTATTGGAGCTATTACAGGTGTTGAGATAATTGCTGCTATTTCACGAAGAACCCGAGGTGAAAGTCTCAGTTCTAGCGATGCTACTACGCTATGCAATCAATTTCGTAACGACTATCAAACAGATTATCAAGTAGTTGAAATTACAGATAACATCGTCACGTCAGGAATGAGATTAGCTGAAACCTATGGTTTAAGAGGTTATGATGCAATTCAACTAGCTGTAGCTTCTGCCATTCATCGCTTATGCTTGGCAAACAGCATATCTCTAATATTTGTATCAGCAGATAATGAATTGAATGCCGCAGCTTTGAGAGAAAATATGGTAGTTGATAATCCTAATAAGTACCCATAA
- the topA gene encoding type I DNA topoisomerase gives MAKRLLVVESPGKVKKLSQILGSDWIVRASCGHIRELSNEGEDSLGFIMEGSSVQCRYIPRDQQARETIQQLKAAVKQVREVVLATDPDREGETIAWHLKEALGLKNPKRVVYTEITETAVRTAIANPRELDLNLIGAGLCRDCLDKLVGYKGSPLVWALNNGAKSVGRVQSATLHLICQREREIKSFVPQDYWSVWVDYAEGFRAFYKGTVGDASKEPLRDTLGTADAKSNRTESSETETHDDAASNTKEAPESTRVLSEAEADRLVEEARRHPHQVIKFEGKITNRQPPPPFITSTLQQAAGSRLRFAPDRTMVLAQKLYEAGLITYMRTDSVMLSPEFCADARKWLEENDPQNVPPKTARHRSHKTAQEAHEAIRPTNVFRPSAELRVELPTDEFNLYVMIWKRAIASQCRPAQLRKTLIIVQSGDILWQARGQVVEFLGYARYWSNLSKDSLLPTVQEGQILTLENAGHEKKQTQPPPRYSEPKLVQLMERKGIGRPSTYSPTIATLKKRDYVQLIKDSLQPTALGLEVDAFLLKALPDLLQTEFTAKMEDALDAIASGKQPWQNYLTNWNQNYFAPALVKAKTVAVSSSNGVKAPSIDKSKFETSRTRCPQCKNYLAKIKSSKVKKKYFLKCVSGCEDVVLFWSEYSKTWEAPRSKVIKGESPQKPPAQITEYPCPVCQKPLEEYGYVKEGQSKKMLRCSDPKSRNDLKHKDVAFFTTLKGWWSPKFGELKC, from the coding sequence ATGGCTAAACGCCTTCTAGTGGTTGAATCCCCTGGTAAAGTCAAAAAACTCAGTCAAATTCTGGGAAGCGATTGGATTGTGCGTGCTAGTTGCGGTCACATTCGCGAACTCAGTAATGAGGGTGAGGATTCTTTGGGATTTATAATGGAAGGCAGTAGCGTACAATGTCGTTATATACCTCGCGACCAACAAGCACGGGAAACGATTCAACAGCTAAAGGCGGCTGTCAAGCAGGTTAGGGAAGTAGTCCTAGCAACAGATCCAGATCGGGAGGGAGAAACTATTGCTTGGCATCTTAAAGAAGCATTGGGACTCAAAAACCCAAAACGGGTGGTTTATACAGAGATAACAGAAACTGCGGTTCGGACTGCTATTGCTAATCCCAGAGAACTTGACCTAAACTTAATAGGGGCGGGATTGTGCCGAGATTGTCTGGATAAGTTAGTCGGTTATAAAGGTAGCCCGTTGGTTTGGGCTTTGAATAATGGGGCAAAAAGTGTTGGCAGAGTTCAAAGTGCAACTTTACACTTGATTTGTCAGCGCGAAAGGGAAATTAAATCTTTTGTTCCTCAAGATTATTGGAGCGTGTGGGTAGATTATGCTGAGGGATTCCGCGCTTTTTATAAAGGAACAGTGGGCGATGCTTCAAAGGAACCGCTACGCGATACACTAGGTACGGCTGATGCTAAAAGCAATCGCACGGAGTCTTCAGAAACGGAAACTCATGATGATGCAGCAAGTAACACTAAAGAAGCCCCAGAGTCAACTCGCGTTCTTTCCGAAGCAGAAGCGGATCGTTTGGTAGAAGAAGCACGGCGTCATCCCCACCAAGTCATCAAATTTGAAGGGAAGATTACCAACCGCCAACCACCTCCACCGTTTATCACCTCTACTCTACAGCAAGCGGCAGGTTCGAGATTGCGATTTGCTCCCGATAGAACTATGGTTTTAGCTCAAAAGTTGTATGAGGCGGGATTAATTACATATATGCGGACGGATTCAGTTATGCTCAGCCCTGAGTTCTGTGCTGATGCTCGAAAATGGTTGGAGGAAAACGATCCGCAAAACGTACCGCCGAAAACTGCTAGACATCGGAGTCATAAAACGGCTCAGGAGGCTCATGAAGCAATACGTCCGACTAACGTGTTTCGTCCTTCAGCCGAGTTGCGAGTAGAACTGCCGACAGATGAGTTTAACCTGTACGTGATGATTTGGAAACGTGCGATCGCATCCCAATGTCGTCCCGCCCAATTGCGTAAAACCTTGATAATCGTCCAATCAGGTGACATTTTATGGCAAGCGAGAGGACAAGTTGTTGAATTTTTAGGTTATGCTCGATATTGGTCAAATCTGAGTAAAGATAGTCTTTTGCCAACTGTGCAAGAAGGACAGATATTGACTTTAGAAAATGCAGGACACGAGAAAAAACAGACGCAACCACCACCACGCTACAGCGAACCCAAATTAGTTCAACTGATGGAACGAAAAGGCATTGGTCGTCCGAGTACTTATTCTCCCACTATTGCGACTCTCAAGAAACGAGATTACGTGCAGTTAATAAAAGATAGTTTACAACCAACCGCCTTGGGTTTGGAAGTAGACGCTTTTTTATTAAAAGCCTTACCCGATTTGCTACAAACAGAATTTACTGCAAAGATGGAAGATGCTTTAGATGCGATCGCATCAGGAAAACAGCCATGGCAGAACTACCTAACAAATTGGAATCAAAATTACTTTGCACCAGCACTGGTAAAAGCAAAAACTGTAGCTGTGAGTTCATCGAATGGAGTGAAAGCACCTTCTATAGATAAAAGTAAATTTGAGACTTCCAGAACTCGTTGTCCTCAATGTAAGAATTACCTTGCCAAAATTAAGAGCAGTAAAGTTAAAAAGAAATACTTTCTGAAATGCGTGAGTGGGTGTGAAGATGTCGTTCTTTTTTGGAGTGAGTATAGCAAAACTTGGGAAGCACCGCGATCAAAAGTAATCAAAGGTGAAAGCCCTCAAAAGCCCCCTGCTCAAATCACAGAATATCCTTGTCCGGTGTGTCAAAAACCTTTAGAGGAATATGGTTATGTGAAAGAAGGGCAAAGTAAAAAAATGCTTCGTTGTTCCGATCCCAAATCCCGAAATGACCTGAAACATAAAGATGTAGCTTTTTTTACTACCCTAAAAGGTTGGTGGAGTCCCAAGTTTGGGGAATTGAAGTGTTAG
- a CDS encoding GDSL-type esterase/lipase family protein, producing the protein MSKKLLELRICFLGESFVNGTGDPEHLGWAGRICVNASKKGHDITYYNLGVRRETSTELRERWFREVSYRLPREYDGRVVFSFGVNDTGIENGKLRVDLTQSIENTRTILSEAKQFYPVLMIGPPPVGDEEKDGRNQRVANLSKQFAVVCQELDVPYLDVFPILEKSNIWIEEAKANDGAHPRSAGYAEFAAIVQNWSGWLNWLL; encoded by the coding sequence ATGTCAAAAAAATTACTAGAATTAAGAATCTGTTTTCTTGGTGAGTCATTTGTCAACGGAACTGGCGATCCAGAACATCTTGGCTGGGCTGGCAGGATATGTGTGAATGCTAGTAAAAAAGGTCACGATATTACCTACTATAATTTAGGAGTGAGGCGCGAAACCAGTACAGAACTGAGAGAACGCTGGTTCAGAGAAGTTTCATATCGTTTACCGAGAGAATACGATGGTAGAGTTGTATTTTCTTTTGGTGTTAATGATACAGGAATTGAAAATGGTAAACTGCGTGTTGACTTGACACAATCTATAGAAAATACCCGTACTATTTTAAGTGAAGCCAAACAGTTCTACCCTGTTTTAATGATTGGACCTCCACCTGTTGGCGATGAAGAAAAAGATGGAAGAAATCAGAGAGTAGCAAATTTATCCAAGCAATTTGCTGTGGTTTGTCAAGAATTAGATGTACCATATTTAGATGTTTTTCCTATTTTAGAAAAGTCAAACATCTGGATAGAAGAGGCAAAAGCTAATGATGGTGCTCATCCTAGATCTGCAGGTTATGCAGAATTTGCAGCAATTGTACAAAATTGGAGTGGTTGGTTAAATTGGCTACTTTAA